The genomic region GAGTAATGAAAGGCGCTTTCAATGTATTGATGAAGAGCATGGTTGTTTTTTTTTCTAGCAACGGTGGTTGGACCTGTGTAGCGACCTCTCTCCATCTCTGAGCATACTGACGGAAACTTTCGCTTGgcttcttctccatattctgAAGTGTGATCCGGTCAGGTGCTATATTTGTTATATGGCCATACTGCTTCAGGAAGACCTGAGCTAGGTCTTTCCATGACTTGACTTGGGTCCtactcaattgattgtaccatttCGCTGCAACCCTACTCAAACTGtcctgaaaacaatggatcaacagTTGATCGTTGTTGACATACCCCGTCATCCTTCGATAAAACATCGTAATGTGAGCCTCAGGGCAGCTGGTTCTGTTATATCTTTCAAACTCCAGCATTTTAAACTTCAGGGGAAGTACTAAGTCCGGAACCAAACTCAGTTCCTTTGCATCGATTCCGCAGTAATGATCAGCATTCTCTAACTCCTTGAACTTTTCCTCCAACCATTTGCATCGATCCTCAAATTGTTTTAGGACCTCAGCCTTTGCCTTTTCTACCTCTACCACGTGTCGAAGTCAGGGACCTGGGGGCTTGCCAGATTATCTCCAAGGTTGGTGCTTGATCCTGCTGGGAAGTTTACTGGTGTCGAGGTACCAGTTTGATAAAGAGGTTGGATATTAAAAGACACCCTTGGTGGTTGTGTTTGCATGTTCACTGGCGCAAAACTTGTAGGACAAGCGGAATCCTCATTGTCATTTCCCGTGTCCCCCATAGGGCCTTTTCCTTTGTTAGACCCTCCCTTCAGCAGCTATGTTAGCTGGCTCATCATGTTGTTCTGTGAACTAGCATGTTTTTCTGGGACTCCAACATTTGATCCCTCATCTCCTGCTGGATCCTAGCCAGCTGTTCTTGCATATGAGCTTGCAGTTGCTCTCGCATTTCATTTTTCATTCGTTCTAATTTCTCTAACCTCTGATCCATATCCTTTGTTTTCCTCCGTGTATAATAGCGATGTTCCAATGTAACTAGATAAATTATCACTAATTAATAGGGTTCTTTTATGTAACTCAATGTTTATGATGCTATGCAATGTAAATGCATGACATGGATGCAAAAATGAGACATCGATTcgaattcaattccatttagaaaaCTTCACTGAAAAAcaaaatcttttacataaaatgaatTACATATACGGTCTTGCCTTAACACTCAAAGCTTTTATTTTCCTAAGAAGGCAGGCTAACTCTCGCCCCCGATCTGACTCTAACTCATATTTGACTCCTAGCACATCTGCTTAGACTGCCAAAGTCTGTAAATGATCAGCCACCACCCGTATCTGAGTTATAGCTTCACCCATGAGGTAATCCCGATCTCGGACCTGATCTTGAGATCGGTGAAGTTGCTCCCCTAGTTGCTCATTATTTGCTTCCAATAATTCAATTTGATTCTCACAGTTTTGAAGTGTAGTCTCAAGTTCTTCTACCTTCCCCTTCAAATTCTCGATCTTACTTAGGCTAGCCCTTAATTCAATCACTGAGTTACGACTCCGATGTTGCTGTAGTACCATTTCTAACTCTGCCACCCGAGCTCTTAACATCTATTTTTCATTCTGGCTATCATCCaaactctttttacaagtgacttctcgagcttgagcatcaTGGAACTTTTTCTCCCACCAATCAGCCCTAGCCTTTTCCTCTTGGATTTCTTGCCTCCACTATTCAGACATTTTACCCAAGCCAGCATTTCTCATTGACTTATGCAGCTGCTTGTAATCAGTTTTCAGACTGTCCAGGTCTTCCTCAAcctctctctttctctttctcaAATTCTCAGCCTCAGATTTTTGAACATCAACATCCAGCTTTAATTATACTTTTTCCTCCTTTAACTTCTCTATTTTCCTTTCTAACTCCGAGGTTTTCTTTTCGAAGTCTTGCTTTATGATTTCCAATTCAGAGGGGACCACTCGTAGATATTCCTCTATCGGTCGAGCTTCTTCTAAATTTGGCCTCAGGATATTATCGTTAACCCTTCTACTCCACCATTCATTATATTCAAGAGTCACCATTGGATTCACTGCAACTCCCTTTATCCGGCAAGTTTGGTTCCAGGCGTTATAAATCTCACGGCTCTTTTTCTTGGAATCTTTCTCCCCATACGAGAACCCACTCTGAGCTAGCCCATGCATCATTGGTATAAATTGTCTTGATCTATATTGCCTCAATACAAGCAGAGGGGCGTATCCAACGGCTCCTCAAATCCCCAACAATGGGACCCAATCATAACTCCCACATCGGTAGAGAATCTCATCAGAAACCATCTAAAGGGCCTTCCATTCGATATCCTCTTCTTGGAGATTTTGAAGTATCGCCATCCATTTTTCTTCTATTATGTCATCTCTTCTCGATATGGTTACTATCTCCTTCAAAGTTGAGTAATCTCCGAAAAAAGGTCGGTAAGATCCTTTTTCTACCCTCCAAAAGTGGCAATGAAACCATACTAACAAGAGTTGTGCACACCCAATAAATCTGCCTTCACCTGccctccgacatgcactcaaagatctgAAAGTCTCAGCCAAGATTACAGGAACATGAATGACTCCTTTACCAAATCGGTCAAACAGGTCGGCGACTGCTTCATCTACATGCCTTAAAGCCTTagggaaaataaccaaaccataaatgctcaaggcgaagacatcAACTCTTTTCTTCATATCAGGGTGTGTCAGGATCAGCTCTC from Gossypium arboreum isolate Shixiya-1 chromosome 1, ASM2569848v2, whole genome shotgun sequence harbors:
- the LOC108481138 gene encoding uncharacterized protein LOC108481138; protein product: MGDTGNDNEDSACPTSFAPVNMQTQPPRVSFNIQPLYQTEVEKAKAEVLKQFEDRCKWLEEKFKELENADHYCGIDAKELSLVPDLVLPLKFKMLEFERYNRTSCPEAHITMFYRRMTGYVNNDQLLIHCFQDSLSRVAAKWYNQLSRTQVKSWKDLAQVFLKQYGHITNIAPDRITLQNMEKKPSESFRQYAQRWREVATQVQPPLLEKKTTMLFINTLKAPFITHMLGNATKSFENIVMSDEMIENAIRLGKIEVGESTRRSAPKKRENEVSNVSSGYTKPTTVNQSRAIVIGQQALPRREPNMRQNTEKFQFTPIPMTYRELYKSLFDAHVVAPFYLEPLQPPYHKWYDANAQCEYHKEIRGTR